One part of the Thermodesulfovibrio sp. 3462-1 genome encodes these proteins:
- the acpS gene encoding holo-ACP synthase — protein sequence MIEGIGVDIVSVERIKKIYERFGRKFLDRVFTEGEIAYSFSYSNPFCHLAARFAVKEAVIKALKKPSGLTLKHIEVKNNSDGSPEVKIEGLNRKIFVSLSHEKKYTVAMVIII from the coding sequence ATGATTGAAGGGATTGGTGTTGATATTGTTTCCGTTGAAAGAATAAAAAAAATATACGAAAGATTTGGAAGAAAATTTTTAGATAGAGTTTTTACTGAAGGAGAGATTGCTTACAGCTTTAGTTATTCAAATCCTTTCTGCCATCTTGCAGCTCGTTTTGCTGTAAAAGAAGCAGTGATTAAGGCACTGAAAAAACCTTCAGGTTTAACTTTAAAGCATATTGAAGTAAAAAACAATTCTGATGGTTCACCAGAGGTTAAAATAGAAGGATTGAATAGGAAAATTTTTGTATCCCTCTCTCATGAAAAAAAATACACTGTAGCAATGGTTATTATTATTTAG
- a CDS encoding deoxyguanosinetriphosphate triphosphohydrolase has translation MNLRKQYEEIEKSVLHPRACLSCQTKGRLKSEPEDDIRTAFQRDRDRIIHSKAFRRLKHKTQVFFSPQGDHYRTRLTHVLEVSQIARTIARALRLNEDLTEAIALGHDLGHTPFGHAGEAILRELHPGGFEHYEQSLRVVDVLEKNGQGLNLTFEVRDGILKHSKGRGKILSDEPVTLEGQIVRVGDVIAYLNHDIDDALRAGIIKKNDIPQKFLKFFGDRHSKRIDKMVRDVIFTTIKEDYKKISMSYEMEEMVSEFRDFLFEKVYYNERVIQEFKKAKRILESLYNYYLENPQAIDAQGLGEKELHRKICDFIAGMTDRYALYTFEKIFIPKSWAVQ, from the coding sequence ATGAACCTTAGAAAACAATATGAGGAAATAGAAAAAAGTGTTCTACATCCCAGGGCATGTTTAAGCTGTCAAACAAAGGGAAGGCTGAAGTCTGAACCAGAGGATGATATTAGAACAGCCTTTCAGCGTGACAGAGACAGAATTATTCACAGCAAAGCTTTTCGCAGGCTGAAGCATAAAACTCAGGTTTTCTTTTCTCCTCAGGGTGACCACTATAGAACCAGACTAACTCATGTGCTTGAAGTTTCTCAAATTGCCAGAACAATTGCAAGAGCCTTAAGACTTAATGAAGACCTTACAGAAGCCATTGCACTTGGGCATGATCTGGGACACACTCCTTTTGGACATGCAGGAGAAGCAATCCTCAGAGAACTTCATCCAGGAGGATTTGAACATTATGAGCAGAGTTTGAGAGTAGTTGATGTTCTTGAGAAAAATGGACAAGGACTTAATCTTACATTTGAAGTAAGGGACGGAATACTTAAACATTCAAAAGGTAGGGGAAAGATCTTAAGTGACGAGCCAGTGACTCTTGAAGGTCAGATCGTTAGAGTAGGAGATGTTATTGCCTATCTGAACCATGACATTGATGATGCACTGAGAGCTGGAATTATCAAAAAAAATGATATTCCGCAAAAGTTTTTAAAATTTTTTGGTGATAGACATTCAAAGAGAATTGATAAGATGGTCAGAGATGTTATTTTTACCACTATAAAAGAAGATTATAAAAAAATCTCCATGTCTTATGAAATGGAAGAAATGGTTTCTGAATTTAGAGATTTTCTTTTTGAAAAAGTTTATTACAATGAGCGGGTTATTCAGGAATTTAAAAAAGCAAAGAGAATACTTGAAAGTCTTTATAATTATTACCTTGAAAATCCTCAAGCAATAGATGCTCAGGGTCTTGGAGAAAAGGAACTTCACAGAAAGATATGTGATTTTATTGCAGGAATGACAGACAGATATGCCCTTTATACCTTTGAAAAAATATTTATACCCAAGAGCTGGGCAGTCCAATGA
- the selA gene encoding L-seryl-tRNA(Sec) selenium transferase gives MDKPDILRKIPSVDRILKNEKIKVLFKEYSYSLVREAVRKVLDSLRAKVLKDNFLEIDEDSIIEEIKNSLNKKYSLQPVINATGVVIHTNLGRAILPEEAIKHVVEIAQSYSNLEYDLEKGQRGKRYVHIVDAVRKIVNVESAVVVNNNAGAVFLCLNTLAKDKEVVVSRGELVEIGGSFRIPDVMAQSGAILREVGTTNKTRLSDYERAINENTALLLKVHRSNFKIIGFTEEVSVKELCELGKQRGIPVMVDLGSGCFIDLKKYGFYGEPSVQEVVDEGADIVTFSGDKLLGGAQAGFIIGKSALIERISKNPLMRALRVDKLTLAAVEATLMFYLDEKEAIEKIPTLRMILEPPEKIKRRAAKILKLFKKHGIEAMLKEDVSMPGGGSLPESGVKTYVIAIRTDKPDEFSGKLRQTQPPVIGRIKEDFVIFDARTLQEREIPLLVKAVKQIME, from the coding sequence ATGGATAAACCCGATATTTTAAGAAAGATCCCGTCAGTTGACAGAATTCTAAAGAATGAAAAAATAAAAGTTCTCTTTAAAGAATATTCTTACTCACTGGTCAGGGAAGCAGTAAGAAAGGTTCTTGATAGTTTGAGAGCTAAGGTTTTAAAAGACAATTTTTTAGAGATTGATGAAGACAGCATAATTGAAGAGATAAAGAATTCTTTAAATAAAAAGTATTCTCTTCAGCCTGTTATAAATGCAACAGGAGTTGTGATTCATACAAATCTTGGAAGAGCAATACTTCCAGAAGAGGCAATAAAACATGTTGTTGAAATTGCGCAAAGTTATTCAAATCTTGAGTATGATTTAGAAAAAGGGCAGAGAGGCAAACGATATGTTCACATAGTTGATGCTGTTAGAAAAATTGTGAATGTAGAATCAGCTGTTGTTGTAAATAATAATGCAGGTGCAGTTTTCCTTTGTCTTAACACACTTGCTAAAGATAAAGAAGTTGTCGTTTCTCGTGGAGAACTCGTTGAAATAGGAGGTTCTTTTAGAATTCCGGATGTTATGGCTCAATCAGGTGCCATCTTAAGGGAAGTGGGAACAACAAATAAAACCAGATTAAGCGATTATGAAAGAGCAATAAATGAAAATACAGCCCTGTTACTGAAAGTGCACAGATCAAATTTTAAGATTATCGGCTTTACCGAAGAAGTTTCAGTAAAAGAACTATGTGAACTTGGAAAACAGAGAGGAATTCCGGTAATGGTTGATCTTGGCAGTGGATGTTTTATTGATTTAAAAAAATACGGCTTTTATGGAGAACCTTCAGTTCAGGAAGTGGTAGATGAAGGAGCTGATATTGTTACTTTCAGTGGAGATAAACTTCTCGGAGGAGCGCAGGCAGGATTTATAATTGGCAAATCTGCGCTTATCGAACGAATATCAAAAAATCCTCTTATGAGGGCATTAAGAGTTGATAAACTTACGCTTGCAGCTGTTGAGGCAACTTTAATGTTTTATCTTGATGAAAAAGAAGCTATTGAAAAAATTCCCACATTGAGAATGATTCTTGAACCACCAGAAAAAATTAAAAGAAGAGCAGCTAAGATATTGAAATTGTTTAAAAAACACGGAATTGAGGCAATGCTCAAAGAAGATGTATCAATGCCAGGTGGAGGCTCACTTCCTGAAAGTGGAGTTAAAACCTATGTTATTGCTATCAGGACAGATAAGCCTGATGAATTCTCAGGAAAATTAAGACAAACTCAGCCTCCAGTTATTGGGAGAATAAAGGAAGATTTTGTTATTTTTGATGCGAGAACCTTACAGGAAAGAGAAATTCCATTGCTTGTGAAAGCTGTAAAACAAATCATGGAATAA